In the genome of Candidatus Rokuibacteriota bacterium, the window CCGCCGCTATCTCTGCCTGGTCCATGGCGCGGTGAGGTCGGCGAGCGGCGTGATCGATGCCCCGCTGGCGCGGGACCCGCGCTCGCGCACCCGCATGGCCGTGGCGCGGGTGGGCACGGGCAAGCGGGCCGTGACGCGCTACACGGTGCTCGAACGCTTTCCGGACGTCAGCTTCCTCGAGTGCCGGCTCGAGACGGGACGCACTCATCAGATCCGCGTGCACCTGGCCTCGCTGGGCCACCCGTTGCTGGGAGACGAGACCTACGGCCGGCGCCGGTCGGCCTCCGTCAGCGACCCCGAGCTGGCCCGGCTCATCCGGGAGCTCGACGGTGTGGCGCTCCACGCCGCGGGGCTGGCCTTCATTCATCCGGGCTCTGGCACCCCCGTGGAGCTCGTGTCTCCTTTGCCCGACAGAATGGAGCGCCTGCTGTGTCGCTTGCGCGACAGGGCGCCATGATCAACATGGCCGGGGCATGTTGACCGCGGGCGAGACGGTCGCATCAGCAACCGTTTCCCCAGCGGCCGGTGACCGTCGCGCCCCCTGGCACGCCGCGTGCTAGAATCGAGTTGCCATGCCAGAGTTGACCGCGGTGATCCTCGCGGCCGGCGAGGCCAAGCGGATGCGATCGAGCCTCCCAAAGGTGCTGCACCCGCTCTGTGGCCGCCCCCTGATCTCCTATCCCGTGGCGGTGTGCCGGGCTCTGGGGGCGCGGGTGGTGGTCGTCGTGGGACGCGCCGCCGCCGAGGTGCGGGCCGCGGTCGGTGAGGCCGGCGACCTGACCTTCGTCGAGCAGAAGGACCGGCTCGGCACGGGGCACGCCGTGCTCCAGACGGCCGACGCCTGCGGGGGCGGCGAGGGGACGCTCCTCGTGATCCCCGCCGACCAGCCGCTGCTCGGCGAGCCGACGCTGCGTCGCCTCGTGGAGCAGCATCGTGCCACCGGCGCCGCCGCCACCCTGCTCACGGCGGAGCTGGAGGATCCCACCGGCTACGGCCGGGTGATCCGCGAGGGCGGCCGGCCCATCGCCATCGTCGAGCACCGCGACGCGACGCCCGCGGACCGCGCCATCCGCGAGATCGGCACCGCCGTGTACTGCTTCGAGGCGCCCGCCTTCTGGCCAGCGCTCGCGCAGGTGACGCCGCAGAACGACCAGGGCGAGTACTACCTCACCGACGTGATCGGGATCCTCCACCGCCAGGGCCGACGCATCGAGGCGGTGGTCGCGCCGGATGCGGTCGAATGCCTCGGCATCAACGACCGGAAGCAGCTCGCCGAGGTCGCGGCCATCCTTCGCCGACGCATCCTCGAGCGGCTCATGGCCGAGGGCGTCACCGTGCTGGACCCGGCCTCGACCTTCGTGGACGACGGCGTGCGGATCGGGGCCGACAGCGTGCTCTATCCCGGCGTCATCCTCGAGGGACAGACCGTCATCGGGCGCGACTGCGTGGTGGGGCCGGGCTGCCACGTGGTGTCGAGCCGGCTGGGCGATGGCGTCGCCCTCAAGCCCTACTGCGTGCTCACCGAGGCGCGCGTGGAGGACGGCGCTCAGCTCGGCCCCTTCTGCCACCTGCGCCCGCTCTCGCACGTGGGGCCCACGGCGAAGATCGGCAACTTCGTGGAGCTCAAGAAGTCGCGCATCGGCCGCGGGGCCAAGGTGCCGCACCTCTCGTACGTGGGAGACGCCACCGTGGGCGAGGGAGCCAATGTCGGCGCGGGCACGATCACCTGCAACTACGACGGCGTGAAGAAGCACGAGACGGTGATCGGCGACCGGGCCTTCATCGGCACCAACTCGAGCCTCGTGGCCCCGGTGACCATCGGCGAGGGCGCCTACGTGGCGGCGGGTTCGGTCATCACCAAGAACGTGCCGCCCGACGCGCTCGCCGTGGCGCGCGGCCGGCAGGAGCTGCGCGAGGGGTGGGCGGCCCGCCGCCGGGCGGCGCGCCCCCGCGAGACGCAGCCGCCCGAGGGCTAGCACGATGCTCCACACCCCCCAGGCCGCGGCCTGCTAGCGATGTGCGGGATTGTCGGCTACATCGGTGACAAGAGCGCCGTCGAGATCATCCTCGACGGGCTCAAGCGCCTGGAGTACCGCGGCTACGACTCGGCGGGGGTGGCCGTGCTCGGCCCCGACGGGCTCCAGGTGCGTCGGGCGGCCGGTCGGATCAAGGTCCTGGAAGGGCTCCTCCGCGAGCAGCCGGTGAAGGGGACCGCCGGCGTGGGACACACCCGCTGGGCCACGCACGGGCGCCCCACGGACGACAATGCCCACCCCCACACCGACGGTTCGGGCACTCTCGTGGTCGTGCACAACGGGATCATCGAGAACTACCTCCCCATCAAGGAGCGGCTCCAGCGGGAGGGCCACCAATTCCGCTCGGAGACCGACACCGAGGTCATCGCGCACCTCATCGAGCGCCATCTCCAGGACACCCCGAAGCTGGAGGAGGCGGTGCGGCGGGCGCTGGGGGAGCTGCGCGGCTCGTACGCCATCGCGGTCCTCTCGCGCCACGCGCCGGATCGGCTCGTGGCCGCCAAGCACGGCGCGGGCAGCGTGGTGGTGGGGCTGGGCGAGGGGGAGACCTTTCTCGCCTCCGACATCCCGGCCATCCTCATGCACACGCGCGACATGGTGATCCTGGAGGACGGCGATCTGGCCGTCGTCACGCGCCACGGCGTCGACCTGAGCCAGCTCGACGGGGCGCCCGTGGAGCGCGCGCCCACGCGCATCCTGTGGGACCCCATCCTGGCCGAGAAGGGCGGCTACCGCCACTTCATGCTGAAGGAGATCTACGAGCAGCCCCGGGCGGCGGCGGACACGCTGCGCGGGCGCGTGTCGCCCGAGAGCGGCAGCGTGGTGCTGCCCGACATCTCGCTTGACCCCGAGGTCCTCCACGACATCCAGCGCGTCGTGCTGCTCGCCTGCGGCACCTCCTATCACGCCGCCATCGTCGCCCGGTTCCTCGTCGAGCGGCTCGCGGGGATCGCGGCCGAGGTGGATGTCGCCTCCGAGTGGCGCTACCGCGACGCCGTGGTGGGCCCGGACACCCTGGTGGTGGCGCTGTCGCAGTCCGGCGAGACGGCCGATACGCTCGGTGCCGTGAAGGCCGCCCGCGCGCGGGGAGCGCCCATCGTCGGCATCACCAACGTGGTGGGCTCGGCGCTGGCGCGCGAGGCGACGGGCATCCTCTACACGCCCGCCGGGCCCGAGATCGGCGTGGCCTCCTCGAAGACCTTCACGGCCACCATGATGGCCGGCTACCTCCTGGCGCTCTGGCTCGGCCGCCGGCGCGGGGCGCTCCCGCCGGAGGAAGGGCGGAAGCATGTGCAGGCGCTCCTCGAGCTGCCGCGGCTCATGGAGAAGACGCTCGAGCTGGAGCCCCAGCTGGCCGGGCTCGCGCGGGACCTCTCGCACTACAAGAACTTCCTCTTCCTCGGGCGCGGGATCAACTTCCCCATCGCCCTCGAGGGCGCGCTCAAGCTCAAGGAGCTGTCGTACCTGCACGCCGAGGGGTATCCGGCGGGGGAGATGAAGCACGGGCCCATCGCGCTCATCGACGACGGGATGCCGGTGGTGGCGCTGGTGCCCCGCGACGGCACCTACGAGCGGATGATGGGCAACGTCGAGGAGGTGCGCGCGCGGGAGGGGCGCGTCATCGCGCTGGCCCACGAGGGGGACAAGGAGATCAAGGCCAAGGCCGACTGGGTGATTCCCGTGCCCGTGGCCAGCGACCTCCTCACGCCCATCCTCATGGCCATCCCGCTCCAGCTCCTCGCCTATCACGTCGCGGTGCGGCTCGGCCGCGACGTGGATCAGCCGCGCAACCTCGCCAAGTCCGTCACGGTCGAGTAGGCCGCCGCCGCGGCGGGGCCGGCCGTTCCCCTGTGGTATCGTAGGTGCCCATGCTCCGTCCGGACGCAAGCCGCGAGGCGATCCTCGGTCCCCTGAACCCGGTGCAGCGCGAAGCCGTGATGGCCACCCGGGGCCCGCTCCTCGTCCTGGCGGGCGCCGGCAGCGGCAAGACGCGCGTCATCGCCCACCGAATCGCCTATCTCCTCGGCGTCGAGGGGGTGCCGCCGCGCCACGTGCTGGCCGTCACGTTCACGAACAAGGCCGCCGAGGAGATGCGCCGGCGCGTCGAGGAGCTGGTCCTCCCCGCGGGGATCCGCCCGCCGCTCATCGCCACCTTCCACTCCACGTGCGTCCGGCTCCTGCGCGCCCACGCCTCGCGCGTGGGGCTCGCCCCATCCTTCGTGATCTACGACGAGGAGGACCGGCTCACGCTGGTGCGGGAGGCCATGCGCGAGCTCGGGGTGGACGAGCGCGAACTCACGCCGGCGGCCGCCGTGCACCGCATCAGCCACGCCAAGAACCAGATGCTCCCGGTGGAGGAGGTGGAGCGTGTCGCGCGGACGCCGCGCGAGGAGCGCCTCGCGTCGCTCTACCGGCTCTACGAGGG includes:
- the glmS gene encoding glutamine--fructose-6-phosphate transaminase (isomerizing); the protein is MCGIVGYIGDKSAVEIILDGLKRLEYRGYDSAGVAVLGPDGLQVRRAAGRIKVLEGLLREQPVKGTAGVGHTRWATHGRPTDDNAHPHTDGSGTLVVVHNGIIENYLPIKERLQREGHQFRSETDTEVIAHLIERHLQDTPKLEEAVRRALGELRGSYAIAVLSRHAPDRLVAAKHGAGSVVVGLGEGETFLASDIPAILMHTRDMVILEDGDLAVVTRHGVDLSQLDGAPVERAPTRILWDPILAEKGGYRHFMLKEIYEQPRAAADTLRGRVSPESGSVVLPDISLDPEVLHDIQRVVLLACGTSYHAAIVARFLVERLAGIAAEVDVASEWRYRDAVVGPDTLVVALSQSGETADTLGAVKAARARGAPIVGITNVVGSALAREATGILYTPAGPEIGVASSKTFTATMMAGYLLALWLGRRRGALPPEEGRKHVQALLELPRLMEKTLELEPQLAGLARDLSHYKNFLFLGRGINFPIALEGALKLKELSYLHAEGYPAGEMKHGPIALIDDGMPVVALVPRDGTYERMMGNVEEVRAREGRVIALAHEGDKEIKAKADWVIPVPVASDLLTPILMAIPLQLLAYHVAVRLGRDVDQPRNLAKSVTVE
- the glmU gene encoding bifunctional UDP-N-acetylglucosamine diphosphorylase/glucosamine-1-phosphate N-acetyltransferase GlmU, with product MPELTAVILAAGEAKRMRSSLPKVLHPLCGRPLISYPVAVCRALGARVVVVVGRAAAEVRAAVGEAGDLTFVEQKDRLGTGHAVLQTADACGGGEGTLLVIPADQPLLGEPTLRRLVEQHRATGAAATLLTAELEDPTGYGRVIREGGRPIAIVEHRDATPADRAIREIGTAVYCFEAPAFWPALAQVTPQNDQGEYYLTDVIGILHRQGRRIEAVVAPDAVECLGINDRKQLAEVAAILRRRILERLMAEGVTVLDPASTFVDDGVRIGADSVLYPGVILEGQTVIGRDCVVGPGCHVVSSRLGDGVALKPYCVLTEARVEDGAQLGPFCHLRPLSHVGPTAKIGNFVELKKSRIGRGAKVPHLSYVGDATVGEGANVGAGTITCNYDGVKKHETVIGDRAFIGTNSSLVAPVTIGEGAYVAAGSVITKNVPPDALAVARGRQELREGWAARRRAARPRETQPPEG